A window of Tautonia plasticadhaerens contains these coding sequences:
- a CDS encoding Hint domain-containing protein, whose product MTDSAPIDDPVIVAFSGFDALTEVLTWGGWKPIAAVVPDDLVCSLVDGRVVYQRPLALHRRPYRGRLYRIRAQQLDLLVAPGHPLYVRTRYHESHSLLPARAAFGRRVRYQKAGRWVGRSDDAVVLPPLRVVAGQHGHGQRTIPELRLPIRLYMMLLGAFISEGNTFGGHNGYGIDIHQVKPHGKARFERDLRPALLAAGFNCSSGSTNRYHIHSKQLYVHLRPLGVASEKHIPPEIFAHSREQLAVLFDWLMWGDGHSEGGRPINYTSTSARLVDDVQRLCLHIGIAANAVVHQPAGLRYARGGLFDCRECYQARIVSTKTEPEANHGHVKEQSAQEERWEDDYDGELLGLTVPGHVIYVRRDGKPVWCGDGGWPTDAGGVPPRA is encoded by the coding sequence GTGACCGACTCCGCACCGATTGATGATCCCGTCATCGTGGCCTTCTCCGGCTTCGACGCCCTGACCGAGGTGCTCACCTGGGGCGGCTGGAAGCCCATCGCCGCGGTCGTCCCCGACGACTTGGTCTGCTCGCTCGTCGACGGCCGCGTCGTCTACCAGCGGCCCCTGGCCCTGCATCGCCGGCCCTACCGCGGCCGCCTGTACCGCATCCGCGCCCAGCAGCTCGACCTGCTCGTCGCCCCGGGCCACCCGCTCTACGTCCGCACCCGCTACCACGAAAGCCACTCACTGCTCCCTGCCCGCGCCGCCTTCGGTCGCCGCGTCCGCTACCAGAAGGCCGGCCGCTGGGTGGGCCGTTCGGACGACGCCGTCGTCCTGCCGCCACTTCGTGTCGTCGCCGGCCAGCACGGTCATGGTCAGCGGACGATCCCCGAGCTCCGCCTCCCGATCCGCCTCTACATGATGCTCCTGGGTGCGTTCATCTCCGAGGGCAACACCTTCGGCGGGCACAACGGCTACGGCATCGACATCCACCAGGTCAAGCCCCACGGTAAGGCCCGGTTCGAGCGGGACCTGCGGCCGGCTCTCCTCGCGGCCGGCTTCAACTGCTCCTCCGGCTCGACCAACCGCTACCACATCCATTCCAAGCAGCTCTACGTCCACCTCCGCCCGCTGGGGGTGGCCTCCGAGAAGCACATCCCGCCGGAGATCTTCGCCCACTCCCGCGAGCAGCTCGCCGTGCTCTTCGACTGGCTGATGTGGGGCGACGGGCACTCCGAGGGCGGCCGCCCGATCAACTACACCTCCACCTCGGCCCGGCTGGTGGACGACGTCCAGCGGCTCTGCCTGCACATCGGCATCGCCGCCAACGCGGTGGTCCACCAGCCGGCCGGGCTGCGGTACGCCAGGGGCGGGCTCTTCGACTGCCGGGAGTGCTACCAGGCGCGGATCGTCAGCACCAAGACCGAGCCGGAGGCGAACCACGGGCACGTCAAGGAGCAGTCGGCGCAGGAGGAGCGCTGGGAGGACGACTATGACGGCGAGCTACTCGGGCTGACGGTGCCCGGTCACGTGATCTATGTCCGGCGGGACGGCAAGCCGGTGTGGTGCGGGGACGGCGGCTGGCCCACCGACGCGGGAGGCGTGCCCCCGCGAGCGTGA
- a CDS encoding IS4 family transposase encodes MSMPLAEALRLVRDDLATTLEPESLRQLCRDCGHRWRERLLGPVTTIHLFVLQILHGNTACAHLPHLAGMAFTDSAYCQARARLPLAVLRALLRRLVEACRPLTDSVGLWHGHRTWLVDGSGVSMPDTPELQRAFGQPTNQAAGCGFPVARILALFHAGTGLLQRVLTAPLCSHEMSRVARLHPELQPGDVLVGDRAFGTFAHLALLARRGLHGVFRMSGRRVVDFTPDRPPPPRWNTPKLTGRSRSRWLRSLGPTDQVVEWYKPYAPPTWMTAEEYAALPVTLTVRETRYRVERSGFRVREITLVSTLLAAEAYPAEELAGLYLRRWRVETDLAHLKTTLGMDVLRCETESGVLKELAVFAIVYNLVRLVMLEASRRQGVPVERISFVDALRWLSCAPPGTPRPVLIVNPYRPGRVEPRCKKRRAKKHPYMIQPRSVLRQRLLDQRVPA; translated from the coding sequence ATGTCCATGCCACTCGCCGAGGCCCTGCGCCTCGTCCGCGACGATCTCGCGACGACTCTGGAGCCCGAGTCCTTGCGTCAACTCTGCCGGGACTGTGGCCACCGCTGGCGGGAACGCCTCCTCGGCCCCGTGACGACGATCCACCTGTTCGTCCTCCAGATCCTGCACGGCAACACCGCCTGCGCCCACTTGCCTCACCTCGCGGGCATGGCCTTCACCGACTCGGCCTACTGCCAGGCCAGGGCCCGGCTCCCCCTGGCCGTCCTCCGGGCGCTGCTCCGGCGCCTCGTCGAGGCGTGTCGGCCCCTGACCGACTCGGTCGGGCTCTGGCATGGCCACCGCACCTGGCTGGTCGATGGCTCCGGCGTCAGCATGCCCGACACCCCGGAGCTGCAGCGGGCCTTCGGCCAGCCGACCAATCAGGCCGCCGGCTGCGGCTTCCCGGTCGCCCGCATCCTGGCCCTCTTCCACGCCGGGACCGGGCTCCTCCAGCGTGTCCTGACCGCACCGCTCTGCTCGCACGAGATGTCACGCGTCGCCCGGCTGCACCCGGAGCTCCAGCCGGGCGACGTCCTGGTCGGCGACCGGGCGTTCGGGACCTTCGCCCACTTGGCCCTGCTCGCCCGCCGGGGGTTGCACGGCGTCTTCCGGATGAGCGGGCGGCGGGTCGTCGACTTCACGCCGGACCGGCCCCCGCCGCCGCGCTGGAATACGCCGAAGCTGACGGGCCGATCGCGATCGCGATGGCTGCGATCGCTCGGGCCGACCGACCAGGTGGTCGAGTGGTACAAGCCCTATGCACCGCCGACCTGGATGACGGCCGAGGAGTACGCCGCGTTGCCCGTCACGCTCACGGTCCGGGAGACCCGCTATCGGGTCGAGCGGAGCGGGTTCCGGGTGCGGGAGATCACGCTGGTCTCCACCCTGCTCGCCGCCGAGGCGTACCCGGCGGAGGAGCTGGCCGGTCTGTATCTCCGGCGATGGCGAGTGGAGACCGATCTGGCACACTTGAAAACGACGCTCGGCATGGATGTATTGCGGTGCGAGACGGAGTCGGGCGTCCTCAAGGAGCTGGCGGTCTTCGCCATCGTGTACAACCTGGTGCGGCTGGTGATGCTCGAGGCCAGTCGGCGGCAGGGCGTCCCGGTCGAACGGATCAGCTTCGTGGATGCGCTGCGCTGGCTGTCCTGTGCACCGCCCGGCACGCCGCGGCCGGTTCTGATCGTGAACCCGTACCGCCCGGGCCGGGTCGAGCCGCGGTGCAAGAAGCGGCGGGCGAAGAAGCATCCTTACATGATCCAGCCCAGGAGCGTCCTGCGCCAACGCCTTCTCGACCAACGAGTTCCGGCTTAA
- the dpdD gene encoding protein DpdD yields the protein MSSPSLPEIDAFLDRFFSEPNRLTIDRDLRIRPWVERIRQGDPLPSVLPCWREGRMVDWYGLAFDERQFRAIGEALTAFVGPTYTTFRGQRASPIPGDSVDSAVQSLTGGLCYRFRGDDSAGAAPAVWMALERMRTVLDRRGTRERTAPEPVGRVLRNYFMALQALDEQEADARLVQLRDEHHLDGLNLLFLKVQALASFGRWDELLALPTLRDLLRMRRPLAVTEALIRAAYQVHLSHVESLGGPERAVHVFREEVLPRYGPLYATRAGLKSAEAVKTFMLRAVASDPPLLRVRDDLRATEGLTEADRSFLEALAGLAPGTPDVDAGEPYELARRAASEADYDRAFSIMRPAPPSPARARLLCECAVELGTLEAKSAAVEAVQSLPGDARAVFLRGRLNQHLWDRLQPTPDEEGDAGDAVPVPSDWTSWLAYLDRHDGGRGAREFARQGAFEWSLSGLCARPGAIGQLSGALQRNRSQAAERVLCDCLPHLLEFFRRDPQWPNPAFREIYAWLTELLYVSTEGGLTDLIVFNDLLEALLGLGTGDAGSYRGLVEYVDRLWDAYASPATLDWVLDALELLTAFPRPAPEPLAELFRSIAGRCQGFLRKVGPEQRDLLTALGRDLGEDALIDRAFPLISEQPHASANLLAGLADTSVAIYTLNEVAARQVKQILESRAPGVRVSLCHETGGGSRLRQLARQSDLFIMAVASATHAATDFISKNRPPHMPLLRPLGKGSASMLRVVRDYLSGR from the coding sequence ATGAGCAGCCCATCCTTGCCAGAGATCGACGCGTTCCTGGACCGTTTCTTCTCGGAGCCGAATCGGCTGACCATCGACCGCGATCTACGTATCCGGCCATGGGTCGAACGGATCCGGCAGGGAGACCCGCTCCCGTCGGTCCTGCCCTGCTGGCGTGAGGGCAGGATGGTCGATTGGTACGGCCTCGCCTTCGACGAGCGACAGTTCCGCGCCATCGGAGAGGCGCTCACCGCCTTCGTCGGACCGACCTACACGACCTTCCGCGGGCAGCGTGCCTCGCCCATACCCGGTGACAGCGTCGACTCCGCAGTGCAGTCCCTCACCGGTGGGCTCTGCTACCGGTTTCGGGGAGACGACTCGGCCGGTGCCGCGCCTGCTGTCTGGATGGCCCTCGAGCGGATGAGGACGGTGCTCGATCGCCGAGGGACCCGCGAGCGAACGGCGCCGGAACCCGTCGGGCGCGTTCTCCGCAACTACTTCATGGCGCTCCAGGCGTTGGACGAGCAGGAGGCGGACGCGCGGCTCGTGCAGTTGCGGGACGAGCACCACCTCGACGGCCTGAACCTCCTCTTCCTCAAGGTGCAGGCACTCGCCTCGTTCGGGCGCTGGGATGAACTGCTCGCACTGCCAACGCTCCGGGATCTCCTCCGCATGCGGCGTCCCCTCGCGGTCACGGAGGCGCTCATCCGGGCGGCCTACCAGGTCCACCTTTCGCACGTGGAGAGCCTCGGGGGTCCGGAGAGGGCGGTCCATGTCTTCCGCGAGGAGGTGCTCCCACGCTACGGCCCGCTCTACGCGACGCGAGCCGGCCTCAAGTCCGCCGAGGCGGTCAAGACCTTCATGCTGAGGGCCGTCGCGAGCGACCCGCCGCTCCTTCGCGTTCGGGACGATCTCCGGGCCACCGAAGGCCTCACCGAGGCGGACCGGTCGTTCCTCGAGGCCCTCGCAGGCCTCGCGCCGGGGACCCCGGATGTCGATGCCGGCGAGCCATATGAGCTCGCAAGGAGGGCTGCCTCCGAAGCGGATTACGACCGAGCCTTCTCGATCATGCGTCCCGCACCGCCGTCTCCGGCGCGCGCCCGGCTCCTCTGCGAGTGTGCGGTCGAGCTCGGCACGCTCGAGGCGAAATCCGCTGCGGTCGAGGCGGTCCAGTCTCTCCCGGGCGACGCGCGGGCGGTGTTCCTCCGCGGCCGGTTGAATCAGCACCTCTGGGACCGGCTCCAGCCCACTCCGGATGAAGAAGGCGATGCGGGGGATGCTGTCCCGGTCCCTTCTGATTGGACCTCCTGGCTCGCGTATCTCGATCGGCACGACGGGGGACGGGGCGCGAGAGAGTTCGCGCGGCAGGGCGCGTTCGAGTGGTCCTTGTCGGGTCTATGTGCCCGCCCCGGAGCGATCGGCCAGCTCTCGGGCGCCCTCCAGCGCAACCGTTCCCAGGCGGCCGAGCGGGTGCTCTGCGACTGCCTGCCACACCTTCTGGAATTCTTCCGGCGCGATCCTCAGTGGCCGAATCCCGCCTTCCGAGAAATCTACGCCTGGCTCACGGAGCTACTCTACGTCAGCACCGAAGGCGGGCTGACGGACCTGATCGTCTTCAACGACCTGCTCGAGGCCCTCCTCGGCCTCGGGACGGGCGACGCGGGGTCGTATCGGGGGCTCGTCGAATACGTTGATCGACTCTGGGACGCGTACGCCTCACCAGCGACTCTCGATTGGGTCCTCGATGCGCTTGAACTCCTTACCGCATTCCCCCGCCCCGCGCCGGAGCCCCTGGCCGAATTGTTCCGGTCGATAGCCGGCCGATGCCAGGGGTTTCTCCGCAAGGTCGGGCCCGAGCAACGCGATCTGCTGACGGCCCTCGGCCGGGACCTCGGCGAAGACGCGCTCATCGACCGAGCGTTCCCGCTCATCTCCGAGCAACCTCACGCATCGGCCAATCTCTTGGCAGGCCTCGCCGATACGTCCGTCGCCATCTACACCCTCAACGAGGTCGCGGCGCGGCAGGTAAAGCAGATCCTCGAGTCCCGAGCCCCAGGCGTCCGGGTCTCGCTCTGTCACGAGACGGGGGGCGGTAGCCGGCTCCGTCAGCTCGCGCGGCAGTCCGATCTCTTCATCATGGCAGTCGCAAGCGCGACCCACGCCGCCACCGATTTCATCTCGAAGAATCGTCCCCCCCACATGCCGCTCCTCCGCCCGCTCGGTAAGGGGAGCGCGAGCATGCTGCGCGTTGTGCGCGATTACCTCTCAGGACGCTGA
- the dpdK gene encoding phospholipase D-like domain-containing protein DpdK gives MTAKHRAIHSRASAKQISDLLQLVFVAEFLCPSRCLWLVSPWISDIPVIDNRANGFLCFEPRWARSQVRLSQVLGRLIELGSTVHVATRPVPHNDAFLDRLRRHAEAEDLPLHLHVSEELHEKGILGDGFYLSGSMNFTFSGISLNEEAVQYSTDPAFVAENRVLHSHRWGGEGR, from the coding sequence GTGACCGCAAAGCATCGGGCTATCCATTCGCGCGCCAGCGCCAAGCAGATCTCGGATCTCCTCCAGCTCGTGTTCGTCGCGGAGTTCCTCTGCCCGAGCCGTTGCCTGTGGCTGGTCTCCCCCTGGATCTCGGACATCCCGGTCATCGACAACCGCGCGAACGGTTTTCTCTGCTTCGAACCCCGCTGGGCACGCAGCCAGGTGAGGCTGAGCCAGGTGCTCGGCCGCCTGATCGAACTCGGGAGCACCGTGCACGTAGCGACCCGGCCGGTGCCTCACAACGACGCCTTCCTCGACCGGCTCAGGAGGCATGCCGAAGCGGAGGATCTTCCGCTCCACCTGCACGTCTCCGAGGAGCTCCACGAGAAGGGGATCCTCGGCGACGGCTTCTACCTGAGCGGCTCGATGAACTTCACCTTCAGCGGGATCTCGCTCAACGAGGAGGCCGTGCAATACTCGACCGACCCCGCGTTCGTTGCCGAAAACCGCGTCCTCCATTCCCATCGGTGGGGAGGTGAGGGGAGATGA